From one Phytohabitans houttuyneae genomic stretch:
- a CDS encoding MFS transporter, protein MASTATTPVPESVAEEIQPQQRWTPRLWGTLLVLCGALFLDGLDVSMVGVALPSIQADLGLSNSTLQWVVSGYVLGYGGLLLLGGRTADLLGRRRVFLWSIAIFAVASLLGGLVNDPALLVGTRFVKGVAAAFTAPAGLSIITTTFHEGPARNRALSFFTACGASGFSMGLIFGGLMTEVGWRWTFLLPVPIALAVLVAGIRLIPSDVRENIQKRGYDIAGAATVTGALLLLVYAVVEAPSAGWLSARTIGSFVLVAALLAAFVAIERRVAHPLVRLGILRNRRLVGANLAALTVVGSYVGFQFLGAQYTQVVLGWSPLAMAMAFLPGGLIVAFGGPRTAALVNRFGTGRVVVGGLLSFMAAYLLFLRIDGEPRYLGVILPTMLLLGLGFALAYPALNIQGTAGVADEEQGLASGLVQASFQVGGAIVLAGVTAMIATAQPAPGTVPDSFYPAIWFVTGVAAFGLAISLLGLRRR, encoded by the coding sequence ATGGCTTCTACCGCAACGACCCCTGTCCCCGAGTCGGTAGCCGAGGAGATACAGCCGCAGCAGCGCTGGACTCCTCGCCTCTGGGGGACGCTCCTCGTGCTCTGCGGCGCGCTCTTCCTCGACGGCCTCGACGTATCGATGGTCGGCGTGGCCCTCCCATCCATCCAGGCCGACCTCGGCCTCTCGAACTCCACCCTCCAGTGGGTGGTCAGCGGCTACGTGCTCGGCTACGGCGGGCTCCTGCTGCTCGGCGGCCGCACCGCCGACCTGCTCGGCCGACGCCGCGTGTTTCTCTGGTCGATCGCGATCTTCGCGGTCGCCTCGCTCCTCGGCGGCCTCGTGAACGACCCGGCGCTCCTTGTCGGTACCCGCTTCGTCAAGGGCGTGGCGGCCGCCTTCACGGCACCGGCCGGGCTCTCGATCATCACGACCACCTTCCACGAGGGTCCCGCCCGCAACCGGGCGCTGAGCTTCTTCACCGCCTGCGGTGCGAGCGGCTTTTCGATGGGCCTGATCTTCGGCGGGCTGATGACCGAGGTCGGCTGGCGGTGGACCTTCCTCCTGCCGGTGCCGATCGCGCTCGCCGTGCTCGTCGCGGGCATCCGGCTCATCCCGTCGGACGTCCGCGAGAACATTCAAAAGCGGGGGTACGACATCGCCGGCGCGGCGACCGTCACCGGCGCGCTCCTGCTCCTGGTGTACGCCGTCGTGGAAGCACCCTCGGCCGGCTGGCTCTCGGCTCGCACGATCGGCTCGTTCGTGCTGGTCGCGGCGCTGCTGGCCGCGTTCGTGGCGATCGAGCGGCGGGTGGCCCACCCGCTGGTGCGCCTGGGCATCCTGCGCAACCGCAGGCTGGTCGGCGCCAACCTCGCCGCGCTCACGGTCGTCGGCTCGTACGTCGGCTTCCAGTTCCTCGGCGCGCAGTACACGCAGGTGGTGCTCGGGTGGTCGCCGCTGGCGATGGCGATGGCGTTCCTGCCCGGCGGTTTGATCGTGGCCTTCGGGGGGCCACGAACGGCCGCGCTCGTCAACCGCTTCGGCACCGGGCGGGTCGTGGTGGGCGGCCTCTTGTCGTTCATGGCCGCCTACCTGCTCTTCCTGCGGATCGACGGCGAGCCTCGCTACCTCGGTGTGATCCTGCCCACGATGCTGCTGCTCGGCCTCGGCTTCGCGCTGGCGTACCCGGCCCTCAACATCCAAGGCACCGCCGGCGTGGCCGATGAGGAACAGGGCCTGGCATCCGGCCTGGTCCAGGCGTCGTTCCAGGTGGGTGGCGCGATAGTGCTGGCCGGCGTGACAGCGATGATCGCCACCGCACAACCAGCGCCCGGCACGGTGCCCGACTCCTTCTACCCAGCGATCTGGTTCGTCACCGGCGTAGCCGCCTTCGGCCTCGCCATCTCCCTGCTAGGCCTCCGCCGCCGCTGA
- a CDS encoding MarR family winged helix-turn-helix transcriptional regulator yields the protein MSEQPGIVQTWRTLAQRYHDASCALERELHERHGLGMSEFEVLDRLAGVVEGKLRMQELGEQVHLSQSALSRAVARLERDGLVCRALCPQDRRGVFVTLTEEGLRRQQAARPTQRAVLTEILGKTGLDSNDSPLGIAG from the coding sequence GTGTCCGAGCAACCCGGCATCGTGCAGACGTGGCGCACGCTGGCGCAGCGCTACCACGACGCCTCCTGCGCGCTGGAGCGCGAGCTCCACGAGCGGCACGGGTTGGGCATGAGCGAGTTCGAGGTGCTCGACCGGCTGGCCGGCGTGGTGGAGGGAAAGCTGCGCATGCAGGAGCTGGGTGAGCAGGTTCACCTCAGCCAGAGCGCGCTCTCCCGCGCGGTCGCCCGCCTTGAGCGCGACGGCCTGGTCTGCCGGGCACTGTGTCCGCAGGACCGGCGAGGGGTCTTCGTCACACTGACGGAGGAGGGTTTGCGCCGCCAGCAGGCCGCCCGACCCACGCAGCGCGCTGTGCTCACGGAGATTCTGGGTAAAACTGGCCTAGACTCGAACGACAGTCCATTGGGAATCGCCGGCTAG
- the erpA gene encoding iron-sulfur cluster insertion protein ErpA: protein MTTPQTESTEAKAATTVVLSDVAAQKVKALIEQEGRDDLRLRVAVQPGGCSGLRYQLFFDERSLDGDVVSDFDGVEVVVDRMSAPYLAGATIDFADRIDAQGFTIDNPNAQGSCACGDSFH from the coding sequence GTGACCACTCCGCAGACCGAGTCGACCGAGGCCAAGGCCGCGACCACCGTTGTCCTCAGCGACGTCGCGGCGCAGAAGGTCAAGGCCCTGATCGAGCAGGAAGGCCGCGACGACCTGCGGCTGCGGGTCGCCGTGCAGCCGGGTGGCTGTTCGGGCCTGCGTTACCAGCTCTTCTTCGACGAGCGTTCGCTCGACGGCGACGTTGTGAGCGACTTCGACGGTGTCGAGGTCGTCGTCGACCGCATGAGCGCGCCTTACCTGGCCGGCGCCACGATCGACTTCGCCGACCGGATCGACGCACAGGGCTTCACCATCGACAACCCCAACGCGCAGGGCTCCTGCGCCTGCGGCGACTCGTTCCACTGA
- a CDS encoding carbohydrate kinase family protein produces the protein MKIAVTGSIATDHLMHFPGRFADQLIADQLHKVSLSFLVDDLVVRRGGIAANIAFGMAQLGLRPVLLGAVGADFADYRSWLERHGVDCDSVHVSEVAHTARFVCTTDNDLCQIASFYAGAMSEARNIELAPVADRVGGLDLVLVSPNDPDAMIRHSQECRERGYPFVADISQQMARMDGGDLSKLIDGAAYLLTNDYEKSLLESKTGISGEQMLDLVGIRVTTLGKDGVEISGRDIERIHVPVVPDVRTEDPTGVGDGFRAGFFSARSWGLSLERSAQVGSLVAALVLETVGPQEYEIRSDAFLKRLAGAYGDEAADEVRGHLS, from the coding sequence ATGAAGATCGCCGTCACCGGCTCGATCGCCACCGACCACCTGATGCATTTCCCCGGCCGGTTCGCCGACCAGCTCATCGCCGACCAGCTGCACAAGGTCTCCTTGTCGTTCCTGGTCGACGACCTGGTGGTGCGGCGTGGTGGCATCGCGGCCAACATCGCGTTCGGCATGGCACAGCTCGGCCTTCGCCCGGTGCTGCTCGGCGCGGTGGGCGCCGACTTCGCCGACTACCGCTCCTGGCTGGAGCGGCACGGGGTCGACTGCGACTCGGTGCACGTCAGTGAGGTGGCGCACACGGCCCGCTTCGTCTGCACCACCGACAACGACCTCTGCCAGATCGCCTCGTTCTACGCCGGCGCGATGAGCGAGGCCCGCAACATCGAGCTGGCCCCGGTCGCCGACCGCGTGGGCGGGCTCGACCTGGTGCTGGTCAGCCCCAACGACCCGGACGCGATGATCCGCCACTCGCAGGAGTGCCGCGAGCGCGGCTACCCGTTCGTGGCGGACATCTCGCAGCAGATGGCCCGCATGGACGGCGGCGACCTCAGCAAGCTCATCGACGGCGCGGCCTACCTGCTCACCAACGACTACGAAAAGTCGCTGCTGGAAAGCAAGACCGGCATCTCCGGCGAGCAGATGCTCGACCTGGTGGGCATCCGGGTGACCACGCTGGGCAAGGACGGCGTGGAGATCAGCGGCCGCGACATCGAGCGCATCCACGTTCCGGTGGTGCCGGACGTGCGCACCGAGGACCCGACCGGTGTCGGCGACGGATTCCGCGCCGGCTTCTTCTCCGCCCGCTCGTGGGGCCTGAGCCTGGAGCGCTCCGCCCAGGTCGGCTCGCTGGTGGCCGCGCTCGTCCTGGAGACGGTCGGCCCGCAGGAGTACGAGATCCGGTCGGACGCCTTCCTCAAGCGCCTCGCCGGTGCCTACGGCGACGAGGCGGCCGACGAGGTCCGCGGCCACCTGTCCTAA
- a CDS encoding AAA family ATPase — MSTPPPAAPWLVRAFHELRRQRHLVLHGNIEDLVRWDDRYLPFGTALSEFLHVVGFAAVARYSLVDGLTYPEDSSREFVERQLNPPEEAPAPVPEPAAALAPSPDGRSARQERLASSAQALQQELLAARHATPRTAEDTLAAAHRLMVQREAPCAFVLDSADLVIGSTAQVSVDHIAHVAHVRRLLSEAVEVPGAQGVLRNTVVFVVRDLASLPPWIHRDNPMVAAVLADRPGIAERKVFLTERLPRYYRAAEVPPDRLDTLAANLATLTEGMSVRELIALEATSHVARLEPAAARRLVARHRFGLREDPWEQLDIAKVREADKVLSRRVIGQPAAVRAVCDVLVNARGGLDFVAEGDQSGTRPKGVFFFVGPTGVGKTELAKALAEVVFGDEAALRRFDMSEFSQEHASERLTGAPPGYVGHEQGGVLTNWVLERPFSVILFDEIEKASRKIFDKFLQIIDDGRLTDGQGRTAHFSHSIVVFTSNLGAGTLRQRISGSAMPYEAITDHFNRAVTDFFTTELGRPELLGRLGSGVVVFDILREEVIKEIIGKFLDQLAGSARARGWEIVFDRAAIDRAVIEEIMRDGAALGARQIRSPLLERWVRVPVNRWVLEHSPPPGTRLWVRRSTGASPFTVQVFPNMAEGATA; from the coding sequence GTGAGCACTCCACCCCCGGCGGCGCCCTGGCTGGTCCGCGCGTTTCACGAGCTGCGCAGGCAGCGGCATCTCGTCCTGCACGGCAACATCGAGGACCTCGTGCGCTGGGACGACAGGTACCTGCCGTTCGGCACGGCGCTGTCCGAGTTCCTGCACGTCGTGGGCTTCGCCGCGGTCGCCCGGTACAGCCTCGTCGACGGCCTCACCTACCCGGAGGACAGCAGCCGCGAGTTCGTGGAGCGGCAGCTCAACCCGCCCGAGGAGGCGCCGGCGCCGGTGCCCGAGCCGGCCGCCGCGCTCGCACCGTCGCCCGACGGCAGGAGCGCTCGCCAGGAGCGGCTGGCCTCGTCCGCGCAGGCACTGCAGCAGGAGCTGCTGGCGGCCCGCCACGCGACGCCGCGTACGGCCGAGGACACGCTCGCCGCCGCGCACCGCCTCATGGTCCAGCGGGAGGCGCCATGCGCGTTCGTACTCGACTCGGCCGACCTGGTGATCGGGTCGACCGCGCAGGTGAGCGTCGACCACATCGCGCACGTGGCGCACGTGCGGCGGCTGCTGTCGGAGGCGGTCGAGGTGCCGGGCGCGCAGGGGGTGCTGCGCAACACGGTCGTGTTCGTCGTCCGTGACCTCGCCTCGCTGCCGCCGTGGATCCACCGCGACAACCCGATGGTCGCGGCGGTGCTCGCGGACCGTCCGGGCATCGCCGAGCGCAAGGTGTTCCTGACCGAGCGGCTGCCGCGGTACTACCGCGCCGCCGAGGTGCCGCCCGACCGGCTCGACACGCTCGCCGCAAACCTGGCCACGCTCACGGAGGGCATGTCGGTACGCGAGCTGATCGCGCTGGAGGCGACCTCGCACGTCGCGCGCCTGGAGCCGGCCGCGGCCCGCCGCCTTGTGGCGCGGCACCGGTTCGGACTGCGCGAGGACCCGTGGGAGCAGCTCGACATCGCCAAGGTCCGCGAAGCCGACAAGGTGCTGTCCCGTCGGGTCATCGGGCAGCCGGCGGCCGTGCGCGCCGTGTGCGACGTACTCGTCAACGCCCGGGGCGGCCTGGACTTCGTGGCCGAGGGCGACCAGTCGGGCACCCGTCCCAAGGGCGTCTTCTTCTTCGTCGGTCCGACCGGCGTCGGCAAGACCGAGCTGGCCAAGGCGCTGGCCGAGGTGGTGTTCGGCGACGAGGCGGCGCTGCGCCGGTTCGACATGAGCGAGTTCAGCCAGGAGCACGCCAGCGAGCGGCTCACCGGCGCGCCGCCCGGGTACGTGGGGCACGAGCAGGGCGGTGTGCTCACGAACTGGGTGCTGGAACGCCCGTTCAGCGTGATCCTCTTCGACGAGATCGAAAAGGCGAGCCGGAAGATCTTCGACAAGTTCCTGCAGATCATCGACGACGGCCGGCTGACCGACGGGCAGGGGCGCACCGCGCACTTTTCGCACTCGATCGTGGTGTTCACGTCGAACCTCGGCGCCGGAACGCTGCGCCAGCGGATCTCCGGCTCGGCCATGCCGTACGAGGCGATCACCGACCACTTCAACCGCGCCGTCACCGACTTCTTCACCACCGAGCTGGGCCGGCCGGAGCTGCTCGGCCGGCTGGGCAGCGGGGTCGTCGTCTTCGACATCCTCCGCGAAGAAGTGATCAAGGAGATCATCGGCAAGTTTCTCGACCAGCTGGCCGGGTCGGCCCGTGCCCGGGGCTGGGAGATCGTCTTCGACCGGGCGGCCATCGACCGCGCGGTGATCGAGGAGATCATGCGCGACGGCGCGGCGCTCGGCGCGCGGCAGATCCGCAGCCCGCTGCTGGAGCGGTGGGTGCGCGTACCGGTCAACCGCTGGGTGCTGGAGCATTCGCCACCGCCCGGCACCCGCCTGTGGGTACGCCGTTCCACCGGCGCGTCCCCGTTCACGGTCCAGGTGTTTCCGAACATGGCGGAGGGGGCGACGGCATGA
- a CDS encoding 4Fe-4S single cluster domain-containing protein, whose translation MSGAPALALRVAETQPRCTVLGPGVRFGVWVQGCGIGCAGCISPQWIPAEGGSWLPVAELAERIVHEAVDGLTLSGGEPFDQAGAAADLVRRVRARRDMSVLSYTGYTLSHLRRHGTPDQHALLDALDLLVDGPYLRAKHADLRWRASTNQRVHHLTGRHAPSTPLTTAAPGSSSTSPATAPSTSPAYRPCPTSGNASRRASP comes from the coding sequence ATGAGCGGCGCACCCGCCCTTGCGCTACGCGTGGCGGAGACCCAGCCGCGGTGCACGGTCCTCGGGCCCGGCGTCCGGTTCGGCGTGTGGGTACAGGGCTGCGGCATCGGCTGCGCGGGCTGCATATCTCCACAGTGGATTCCTGCCGAGGGTGGCAGCTGGCTGCCCGTGGCCGAGCTGGCCGAGCGGATCGTCCACGAGGCGGTGGACGGGCTCACCCTCTCCGGCGGTGAGCCGTTCGACCAGGCCGGCGCGGCGGCCGACCTCGTGCGGCGGGTACGCGCACGCCGCGACATGTCGGTGCTCAGCTACACCGGCTACACGCTGTCGCACCTGCGCCGTCATGGCACGCCGGACCAGCACGCTCTGCTGGACGCGCTCGACCTGCTGGTCGACGGGCCGTACCTGCGCGCCAAACACGCCGACCTGCGCTGGCGGGCCTCGACCAACCAGCGCGTGCACCACCTGACCGGACGCCACGCCCCCTCGACGCCACTGACGACCGCAGCGCCGGGCTCCAGTTCGACATCGCCGGCGACGGCACCGTCCACTTCACCGGCGTACCGCCCGTGCCCGACTTCCGGGAACGCCTCGAGGCGAGCCTCGCCCTGA
- a CDS encoding protein phosphatase 2C domain-containing protein, which yields MAAPNSAGTWRIVPASTIGPNHVKLGAQNQDAMKCEPLPSGAQVLAVADGAGSQPRSALGALFAVEAAADAGQEIFGGRLPGTADEWRAAAARYTELCVAWFDQRVESAVEDINRQAVARGTSAKAARAQFATTVLAVVMAPPWFCCVSVGDGFVVVGRDPGGAHLVVPPPVDRGDAGQTVFLTSSGREAWLRREVLYDPAVYGVALCTDGLIEGLLDYDHGPNGDLLPMAPASFTGYFRYFANPANDANELTRKLLSQEFAGTSGDDKTMILAVRR from the coding sequence ATGGCCGCACCCAACTCGGCCGGCACGTGGCGGATCGTGCCCGCCTCCACCATCGGGCCCAACCACGTCAAGCTCGGCGCGCAGAACCAGGACGCGATGAAGTGCGAGCCGCTGCCCAGCGGCGCGCAGGTGCTGGCGGTGGCCGACGGCGCGGGCTCGCAGCCGCGCTCGGCGCTCGGCGCGCTCTTCGCCGTCGAGGCGGCCGCCGACGCCGGGCAGGAGATCTTCGGCGGGCGGCTGCCCGGCACGGCCGACGAGTGGCGCGCGGCGGCCGCCCGTTACACGGAGCTCTGCGTCGCCTGGTTCGACCAGCGGGTCGAGAGCGCGGTCGAGGACATCAACCGCCAGGCGGTCGCCCGCGGCACGTCCGCCAAGGCGGCCCGCGCCCAGTTCGCCACCACCGTGCTGGCCGTGGTCATGGCGCCGCCGTGGTTCTGCTGCGTGTCCGTCGGCGACGGGTTCGTCGTGGTCGGCCGCGACCCCGGCGGCGCCCACCTCGTCGTACCGCCGCCGGTCGACCGCGGCGACGCGGGCCAGACCGTCTTTCTGACCTCCTCCGGGCGGGAGGCATGGCTGCGCCGCGAGGTGCTCTACGACCCGGCCGTCTACGGGGTCGCGCTGTGCACCGACGGCCTCATCGAGGGCCTCCTCGACTACGACCACGGTCCGAACGGGGACCTGCTGCCGATGGCGCCGGCCAGCTTCACCGGGTACTTCCGGTACTTCGCCAACCCGGCCAACGACGCGAACGAGCTGACCCGCAAGCTGCTGTCGCAGGAGTTCGCCGGCACCTCGGGCGACGACAAGACGATGATCCTGGCGGTCCGCCGGTGA
- a CDS encoding vWA domain-containing protein encodes MTTDALPPVRSAKGRLLLTLVVDTSGSMSQNGAIDQLNSALQTWRTELQRDDALRRTGEIALVTFGKDHVVAVDPSGRSGGQAVEPFVPITDFNPPKLEAGGLTPMVEALQYALQIIAARKETLRAGGVPLAYRPIMHLITDGVPTDESGQPTDRWRDLAPVLRSHEAGNHLLFFALGVHGHDENVLRGLAPESSYHLSGVDFAQVMRLMSASIGQLRDASRNTDANTFYRGVRQRHEESEKMRRWLEDQ; translated from the coding sequence ATGACAACCGACGCGCTGCCCCCCGTACGGTCCGCGAAGGGCCGACTGCTGCTCACGCTGGTGGTGGACACCTCGGGCTCGATGTCCCAGAACGGAGCGATCGACCAGCTGAACTCCGCCCTACAGACCTGGCGCACCGAGCTCCAGCGCGACGACGCCCTGCGGCGCACCGGCGAGATCGCGCTGGTCACCTTCGGCAAGGACCACGTCGTGGCGGTCGACCCGTCCGGCCGCAGCGGTGGCCAGGCCGTGGAGCCGTTCGTGCCGATCACCGACTTCAACCCGCCGAAGCTCGAGGCGGGCGGGCTGACCCCGATGGTCGAGGCGCTGCAGTACGCGCTGCAGATCATCGCGGCCCGCAAGGAGACGCTGCGCGCCGGCGGGGTGCCGCTCGCGTACCGGCCGATCATGCACCTGATCACCGACGGGGTACCGACCGACGAGAGCGGCCAGCCGACCGACCGCTGGCGCGACCTCGCCCCGGTGCTGCGCAGCCACGAGGCCGGCAACCACCTGCTCTTCTTCGCGCTCGGCGTGCACGGCCACGACGAAAACGTGCTGCGCGGGCTGGCACCGGAGTCCTCGTACCACCTGTCGGGCGTCGACTTCGCCCAGGTCATGCGCCTGATGTCGGCGTCGATCGGCCAGCTGCGCGACGCGTCCCGCAACACCGACGCCAACACGTTCTACCGGGGCGTGCGGCAGCGGCACGAGGAGAGCGAGAAGATGCGCCGCTGGCTGGAGGACCAGTGA
- a CDS encoding sulfurtransferase TusA family protein, producing MSVLDCRGQRCPLPVIALARRLPEVEVGEVVRVLADDPAAANDIPAWCRMRGQEYLGATEVDGSPAFDVRRVS from the coding sequence GTGAGCGTGCTCGACTGCCGGGGCCAGCGGTGCCCGCTGCCGGTGATCGCCCTGGCCCGGCGGTTGCCCGAGGTCGAGGTCGGCGAGGTGGTGCGCGTGCTCGCGGACGACCCGGCGGCGGCAAACGACATCCCCGCCTGGTGCCGGATGCGCGGCCAGGAGTACCTGGGTGCGACGGAGGTTGACGGCTCACCCGCCTTCGACGTGCGCCGCGTCTCCTGA
- a CDS encoding cysteine desulfurase family protein, protein MQAFFDAAAGAPLHPVARQALLAALDDGWADPGKLYTQARRARQLLDAARAATAEILGVRDDELAFAPDGTAAARLAVAGARIGRRRVGSAVVHSAIEHSAVLHAAADGGVSVPVDRLGRLDLDAWRDAVGGGGVALAALISASHEVGTLQPVAEAAEACAAHGVPLYVDAAQSVGRVPVPDGWSLLTASARKWGGPAGVGLLVVRKGTRWVSPYPQDGGRDTGRDLPAIVAAAAALRAVAAEQAAEAARLAPLVDRIRTTVAATVPDVEVVGDPDARLPHLVTFSCLYVDGEALLHALDRQGFAVSSGSSCTSSTLHPSHVLEAMGVLSHGNVRVSLHRQSTAAKVDRFLAELPGIVADLRAEAGVVGL, encoded by the coding sequence ATGCAGGCGTTCTTTGACGCGGCGGCGGGCGCGCCGCTGCACCCGGTCGCGCGCCAGGCGCTGCTCGCCGCCCTCGACGACGGCTGGGCCGACCCCGGCAAGCTCTACACGCAGGCCCGCCGGGCACGCCAGCTTCTCGACGCGGCCCGGGCCGCGACCGCCGAGATTCTGGGGGTACGCGACGACGAGCTCGCCTTCGCACCGGACGGCACCGCCGCGGCGCGGTTGGCGGTCGCCGGTGCCCGCATCGGTCGACGCAGGGTCGGTTCCGCGGTCGTGCACTCGGCGATCGAGCACTCCGCCGTGCTCCACGCGGCCGCCGACGGCGGGGTGAGCGTGCCCGTCGACCGCCTGGGCCGCCTCGACCTCGACGCCTGGCGTGACGCGGTCGGCGGCGGCGGTGTGGCCCTGGCCGCTCTGATCAGCGCCAGCCACGAGGTGGGCACGCTGCAGCCGGTTGCCGAGGCCGCCGAGGCGTGCGCGGCGCACGGGGTACCCCTCTATGTGGACGCCGCCCAGTCGGTCGGGCGGGTACCGGTGCCCGACGGCTGGTCCCTGCTCACCGCGAGCGCCCGCAAGTGGGGCGGCCCGGCCGGCGTCGGGCTCCTGGTCGTGCGCAAGGGAACGCGCTGGGTCTCGCCGTACCCCCAGGATGGCGGCCGGGACACGGGCCGCGACCTGCCCGCGATCGTCGCCGCCGCGGCCGCCCTGCGTGCCGTCGCCGCGGAGCAGGCCGCCGAGGCCGCGCGCCTGGCGCCCCTGGTCGACCGCATCCGCACCACGGTGGCCGCCACCGTGCCGGACGTGGAGGTGGTCGGCGACCCGGACGCCCGGCTGCCGCACCTCGTGACGTTCTCCTGCCTGTACGTGGACGGCGAGGCGCTGCTGCACGCCCTGGACCGCCAGGGCTTCGCGGTCTCCTCGGGCTCCTCATGCACGTCGTCCACGCTGCACCCGAGCCACGTGCTGGAGGCGATGGGCGTGCTCTCGCACGGCAACGTCCGGGTGTCGCTGCACCGGCAGAGCACGGCGGCCAAGGTGGACCGCTTCCTCGCGGAGCTGCCCGGCATCGTGGCCGACCTGCGCGCCGAAGCGGGAGTGGTGGGGTTGTGA
- a CDS encoding cytochrome c oxidase subunit 4: protein MKTEWRIFGIVSAFLFVACAVYAWWTWYDMELDWVGTVALLLSGLLTSMCGGFFWFVSRRIDPRPEDRPDAEVAEGAGEIGFFSPGSYWPFGLALAATVAGLGLVFWMVWLLAAGMIAVTAATCGLLFEYYTGTRRTAEH, encoded by the coding sequence ATGAAGACTGAGTGGCGGATCTTCGGCATCGTGTCCGCGTTCCTGTTCGTCGCCTGCGCCGTCTACGCCTGGTGGACGTGGTACGACATGGAGCTCGACTGGGTGGGCACGGTCGCCCTCCTGCTCTCGGGCCTGCTGACCAGCATGTGCGGCGGCTTCTTCTGGTTTGTCTCCCGCCGCATCGACCCGCGCCCCGAGGACCGGCCCGACGCCGAGGTCGCCGAGGGTGCGGGCGAGATCGGCTTCTTCAGCCCGGGCAGCTACTGGCCCTTCGGCCTGGCACTCGCCGCGACGGTGGCCGGCCTCGGCCTTGTCTTCTGGATGGTCTGGCTGCTGGCGGCCGGCATGATCGCGGTAACCGCCGCGACGTGTGGCCTGCTCTTCGAGTACTACACCGGCACCCGCCGCACCGCCGAGCACTAG
- a CDS encoding bifunctional 5,10-methylenetetrahydrofolate dehydrogenase/5,10-methenyltetrahydrofolate cyclohydrolase translates to MPTTARLLPGAPVAEAVMAQTAASVAALRERGVTPSLATILVGDDDASAGYIRIKQRQAAELGFASPHEHLPATATQADLHRAIDGFNADPAVHGLLVQYPVPSHLDYDAALQTIDPDKDVDGMHPLNMGRLAVGLPGPLPCTPAGIEALLAHYEIPVSGREVVILGRGATLGRPLAMLLAQKRPTANAAVTVVHTGVPDWPRYTQRADILVAAAGVPGIIQPEHVRPGAVVIGAGVRYAGRRLLPDVDEACAEVAGAITPRVGGVGPTTVAMLFRNAVRAAERT, encoded by the coding sequence ATGCCCACCACCGCCCGTCTGCTGCCCGGCGCACCCGTCGCCGAGGCCGTCATGGCGCAGACCGCGGCCAGCGTCGCCGCCCTGCGCGAGCGCGGCGTCACTCCAAGCCTCGCCACGATCCTGGTCGGGGACGACGACGCCAGCGCCGGCTACATCCGCATCAAGCAGCGCCAGGCCGCCGAGCTCGGCTTCGCCTCACCGCACGAGCACCTGCCGGCCACGGCCACGCAGGCCGACCTGCACCGGGCCATCGACGGCTTCAACGCGGACCCGGCGGTGCACGGGCTGCTCGTCCAGTACCCCGTGCCGTCCCACCTGGACTACGACGCGGCGCTGCAGACCATCGACCCGGACAAGGACGTCGACGGCATGCACCCGCTCAACATGGGTCGCCTCGCCGTGGGCCTGCCCGGCCCGCTGCCGTGCACGCCGGCGGGCATCGAGGCGCTGCTCGCCCACTACGAGATCCCCGTCTCCGGCCGCGAGGTGGTGATCCTGGGGCGGGGCGCCACGCTCGGCCGCCCGCTCGCGATGCTGCTCGCCCAGAAGCGCCCCACCGCCAACGCCGCCGTCACGGTGGTGCACACGGGCGTGCCGGACTGGCCCCGGTACACCCAGCGGGCCGACATCCTCGTCGCGGCGGCCGGCGTGCCCGGCATCATCCAGCCCGAGCACGTGCGGCCCGGCGCCGTGGTGATCGGAGCCGGCGTGCGGTACGCGGGCCGGCGCCTGCTCCCCGACGTCGACGAGGCCTGCGCCGAGGTGGCCGGCGCGATCACGCCACGGGTCGGCGGCGTCGGCCCCACGACGGTGGCCATGCTCTTCCGCAACGCCGTACGGGCCGCCGAGCGCACGTAA